One window of Lawsonibacter asaccharolyticus genomic DNA carries:
- a CDS encoding phosphate acyltransferase, whose amino-acid sequence MKIIVDAMGGDNAPQAPVMGAVQANREYGVDIILVGRGEAILKVLEENGIQELPAGVEIAHASEVVEMCDNPATAFREKKDSSLTVGLNLLKDGSGDAFVSAGSTGALLAAATLLVKRIRGIRRAALAPVVPTGNGGAVLIDCGANAECPPEYLMQFAYMGSYYAEHVLGRPEPRVGLLNIGVEPSKGTELQRTVYPMLQKADQEGRIRFVGNIEAREAVEGSVDVIVADGYSGNIFLKTMEGTGLFLAREIKKIFKQNLLTKLAAVMVSGGLKRFKKLMDSSEVGGTALVGISKTVIKAHGSSNAYAFQNAIRQASQSVSSGLIENITANIDLMRLDAPEKE is encoded by the coding sequence ATGAAGATCATAGTGGACGCCATGGGAGGAGACAACGCGCCCCAGGCTCCGGTGATGGGGGCCGTCCAGGCCAACCGGGAGTATGGTGTGGATATCATCCTGGTGGGGCGGGGGGAGGCCATCCTGAAGGTGCTGGAGGAAAACGGCATCCAGGAGCTGCCCGCCGGCGTGGAGATCGCCCACGCCAGCGAGGTGGTGGAGATGTGCGACAACCCGGCCACCGCCTTCCGGGAGAAGAAGGACTCCTCCCTGACAGTGGGGCTCAACCTGCTCAAGGACGGCAGCGGGGACGCCTTTGTCTCCGCCGGCTCCACCGGCGCCCTGCTGGCCGCCGCCACCCTGCTGGTCAAGCGCATCCGGGGCATCCGCCGGGCCGCCCTGGCCCCTGTGGTGCCCACGGGGAACGGCGGCGCGGTGCTCATCGACTGCGGCGCCAACGCCGAGTGTCCCCCTGAGTATCTGATGCAGTTCGCCTATATGGGCTCCTACTACGCCGAGCACGTGCTGGGCCGCCCGGAGCCCCGGGTGGGCCTGCTGAACATCGGCGTGGAGCCCTCCAAGGGCACTGAGCTGCAGCGCACCGTCTACCCCATGCTCCAGAAGGCTGACCAGGAGGGCCGCATCCGCTTTGTGGGCAACATTGAGGCCCGGGAGGCCGTGGAGGGCAGCGTGGACGTCATCGTGGCCGACGGCTACTCCGGAAATATCTTCCTCAAGACCATGGAGGGCACCGGTCTCTTCCTGGCCCGGGAGATCAAGAAGATATTCAAGCAGAACCTGCTGACCAAGCTGGCGGCGGTGATGGTCTCCGGCGGGCTCAAGCGGTTCAAGAAGCTGATGGATTCCAGCGAGGTGGGCGGCACCGCTCTGGTGGGCATCTCCAAGACCGTCATCAAGGCCCACGGCTCCTCCAACGCCTACGCCTTCCAGAACGCCATCCGCCAGGCCAGCCAGTCCGTCTCCTCCGGTCTGATCGAGAACATCACCGCCAACATCGACCTGATGCGTCTGGACGCGCCGGAAAAGGAATGA
- a CDS encoding ribonuclease III — MTTLEEKLGYTFQSPELLENALTHSSCANESRGKLQSNERLEFLGDSILGMVVADHLYRNHPDLPEGELTRTRSALVCEESLVEVAQALGLGEYLKLGKGEEAGGGRHRPSIQADAVEAVLAAVYLDGGIGSARKIIQKFILSREVAGLTKPRDYKTALQELVQRESGQVLAYQLVGEEGPDHDKRFFVEVDLNGTPVGSGQGRSKKEAEQMAAKAAIGKLGG; from the coding sequence ATGACCACATTAGAGGAAAAGCTGGGCTACACCTTTCAGAGCCCGGAACTGCTGGAAAACGCGCTGACCCACAGCTCCTGCGCCAACGAGAGCCGGGGAAAGCTGCAGAGCAACGAACGGCTGGAATTTCTGGGCGACTCCATTCTGGGGATGGTGGTGGCAGACCACCTGTACCGGAACCACCCGGACCTGCCGGAGGGGGAGCTGACCCGCACCCGCTCCGCCCTGGTGTGCGAGGAGAGCCTGGTGGAGGTGGCCCAGGCCCTGGGGCTGGGAGAGTATCTGAAGCTGGGCAAGGGGGAGGAGGCCGGCGGCGGCCGCCACCGGCCCTCCATCCAGGCAGACGCCGTAGAGGCGGTGCTGGCTGCGGTCTATCTGGACGGCGGCATCGGCTCGGCCCGGAAGATCATACAGAAATTCATCCTCAGCCGGGAGGTGGCCGGCCTGACCAAGCCCCGGGACTATAAGACCGCCCTCCAGGAGCTGGTCCAGCGGGAGAGCGGGCAGGTGCTGGCCTACCAGCTGGTGGGCGAGGAGGGGCCGGACCACGACAAGCGCTTTTTTGTGGAGGTGGACCTGAACGGCACCCCGGTGGGTAGCGGGCAGGGCCGCAGCAAAAAGGAGGCTGAGCAGATGGCCGCCAAGGCGGCTATCGGGAAGCTGGGCGGCTGA
- a CDS encoding acyl carrier protein: MIFEKLSALIAEQFNVDPDTITMDTSFEDDLNADSVDIVDLSMALEEEFGIEELGEAEATSITTVGDLVRLIQSKID; this comes from the coding sequence ATGATTTTTGAAAAGCTGAGTGCACTGATCGCCGAGCAGTTCAACGTGGACCCCGACACCATCACCATGGACACCTCCTTTGAGGACGACCTGAACGCGGATTCCGTGGACATCGTGGATCTCTCCATGGCCCTGGAGGAGGAATTCGGCATTGAGGAGCTGGGGGAGGCGGAGGCTACCTCCATCACCACCGTGGGCGACCTGGTCCGCCTGATCCAGAGCAAGATCGACTAA
- a CDS encoding DNA protecting protein DprA, whose translation MATLKYWLWLTGRRGLGNAGALRVLDHFVTPERAFYADPEEYALVEDLTPAAQRALLDKDTGGAERILEDCARLDLRIMTLQDADYPERLRQLPDPPLALYIRGRAFAFDEEAAVCMVGAREATPYGIGSAGRLGLELARGGALVVSGMAQGIDTASVQGALKGGGPVVSVLGGGVDVPYPRENRWLYEDVAAAGALISEYPPGTEHRGEHFPVRNRILSGLCLGVVAVECRPHSGTMITVDRALEQNRDLFAVPGNIDAPMSQGPNLLIQQGAKLVTSGRDILEEYWDRFPAKLSPGEPLSPAAAAARLETAACPAPAPAEREEAPAAPGRERIPAAEQRDRFTDDELALIAALGGRRRSADELVEAAQIPARRVLSALTMLQVQGAVEEGPDRRFSALVELEE comes from the coding sequence TTGGCGACGCTGAAATACTGGCTGTGGCTCACCGGCCGCAGGGGGCTGGGGAATGCCGGCGCCCTGCGGGTGCTGGACCACTTTGTCACCCCGGAGCGGGCCTTCTACGCCGACCCGGAGGAGTACGCCCTGGTGGAGGACCTGACTCCGGCGGCCCAGCGCGCCCTGCTGGACAAGGACACCGGCGGGGCGGAGCGCATCCTGGAGGACTGCGCCCGCCTGGACCTGCGGATCATGACCCTCCAGGACGCCGACTACCCGGAGCGGCTGCGGCAGCTGCCCGACCCGCCTCTGGCGCTGTACATCCGGGGCCGGGCCTTCGCCTTCGACGAGGAGGCGGCGGTGTGCATGGTGGGGGCACGGGAGGCCACCCCCTATGGGATCGGCTCGGCGGGGCGGCTCGGCCTGGAGCTGGCCCGGGGCGGGGCCCTGGTGGTGTCTGGCATGGCCCAGGGCATCGATACGGCCAGCGTCCAGGGCGCTTTGAAGGGCGGCGGACCGGTGGTGTCGGTGCTGGGGGGCGGAGTGGATGTACCCTACCCCCGGGAGAACCGCTGGCTCTATGAGGACGTGGCCGCCGCCGGGGCCCTCATCTCCGAGTACCCGCCGGGGACGGAGCACCGGGGGGAGCACTTCCCGGTGCGCAACCGCATCCTCAGCGGCCTGTGCCTGGGGGTAGTGGCGGTGGAATGCCGCCCTCACAGCGGCACTATGATTACGGTGGACCGGGCGCTGGAGCAGAACCGGGACCTGTTTGCCGTGCCAGGGAACATCGACGCCCCCATGAGCCAGGGCCCCAACCTGCTGATCCAGCAGGGGGCCAAGCTGGTGACCAGCGGGCGGGACATCCTGGAGGAATACTGGGACCGATTCCCGGCCAAGCTGTCTCCGGGAGAGCCCCTCAGCCCGGCGGCGGCCGCCGCCCGGCTGGAGACAGCGGCCTGTCCGGCCCCTGCCCCGGCGGAGCGGGAGGAGGCACCGGCGGCACCCGGGCGGGAGCGCATCCCCGCCGCGGAGCAGCGGGACCGCTTTACCGACGACGAGCTGGCGCTGATCGCCGCCTTGGGCGGACGGCGCCGCTCCGCCGACGAGCTGGTGGAGGCCGCACAGATCCCGGCCCGCCGGGTGCTCTCTGCCCTGACCATGCTCCAGGTGCAGGGGGCGGTGGAAGAGGGGCCGGACCGCCGCTTCTCCGCCCTGGTGGAGCTGGAGGAATAG
- a CDS encoding DNA-binding helix-turn-helix protein has protein sequence MFHKDLYGLRLKKLRNLSGERQADLAAVLGVKPNQIMEMENGRKTTTLEKLALICRHYNVSADYLLGLTDEPRPLVQQEKEG, from the coding sequence ATGTTTCATAAAGATCTATATGGGCTCCGCTTGAAAAAATTGAGAAATCTGTCTGGGGAGAGACAGGCAGATTTGGCGGCAGTTTTGGGCGTGAAGCCCAATCAGATCATGGAAATGGAAAACGGGCGAAAGACCACCACATTGGAAAAGCTGGCTCTGATTTGTCGGCATTACAACGTCTCGGCGGACTATCTGCTGGGGCTGACCGACGAGCCCAGGCCGCTGGTACAGCAAGAGAAAGAAGGGTAA
- a CDS encoding tRNA methyltransferase, whose product MEPVKIIGAGLAGCEAAWQLAQRGIPVELHEMKPEKMTPAHHSPEFAELVCSNSLRSDQLENAVGLLKEELRRCGSLIMSCADAHRVEAGGALAVDRRAFSQAVTQAIRSHPAVTVVEGEVERIPEEGQVIVAAGPLASDALTEEISRLFPDSRYLNFFDAAAPLVTFESVNMERAWFASRYDRGTPDYINCPMEEEEYQAFWEALTTAQEAEVHGFEDSGVFEGCMPVEVMARRGRDTLCYGPLKPVGLKDPRTGREPFAVVQLRRDNAQGSIYNIVGFQTHLKWPEQKRVFSMIPGLERAEFVRYGVMHRNTYLDSPRLLDRYYRVRGQERIMFAGQITGVEGYVESTASGALAAMELARRLEGKEPINFPRETAMGAMALYISDQSVVNFQPMNVNFGLIPPLGYRVKGKRNKNAELSKRALEALGELELS is encoded by the coding sequence ATGGAACCAGTGAAGATCATCGGCGCCGGTCTGGCGGGCTGCGAGGCGGCCTGGCAGCTGGCCCAGCGGGGCATCCCGGTGGAGCTGCACGAGATGAAGCCGGAGAAGATGACCCCCGCCCACCACAGCCCGGAGTTTGCGGAGCTGGTGTGCTCCAACTCCCTGCGCTCCGACCAGCTGGAGAACGCGGTGGGACTGCTGAAGGAGGAGCTGCGCCGCTGCGGCTCTCTCATCATGTCCTGTGCGGATGCCCACCGGGTGGAGGCGGGGGGCGCCCTGGCGGTGGACCGCCGCGCCTTCTCACAGGCAGTGACCCAGGCCATCCGCTCCCACCCCGCCGTCACGGTGGTGGAGGGGGAGGTAGAGCGCATTCCGGAGGAGGGGCAGGTCATCGTCGCCGCCGGCCCGCTGGCCTCCGACGCCCTGACGGAGGAGATCTCCCGCCTGTTCCCGGACAGCCGCTACCTGAATTTCTTCGACGCGGCGGCCCCCCTGGTCACCTTTGAGAGCGTGAATATGGAGCGGGCCTGGTTTGCCTCCCGGTACGACCGGGGGACACCGGATTACATCAACTGTCCCATGGAGGAGGAGGAGTACCAGGCCTTCTGGGAGGCCCTCACCACCGCCCAGGAGGCGGAGGTCCACGGCTTTGAGGACTCCGGCGTCTTTGAGGGGTGCATGCCTGTGGAGGTAATGGCCCGCCGGGGGCGGGACACCCTGTGTTACGGCCCGCTGAAGCCGGTGGGCCTGAAGGACCCCAGGACGGGGCGGGAGCCCTTTGCGGTGGTCCAGCTCCGCCGGGACAACGCTCAGGGCTCCATCTATAATATCGTGGGCTTCCAGACCCACCTGAAATGGCCGGAGCAGAAGCGGGTGTTCTCCATGATCCCCGGGCTGGAGCGGGCGGAGTTCGTCCGCTATGGGGTGATGCACCGGAACACCTATCTGGACTCCCCCCGCCTGCTGGACCGGTACTACCGGGTGCGGGGGCAGGAGCGGATCATGTTCGCGGGACAGATCACCGGCGTGGAGGGATATGTGGAGTCCACCGCCTCCGGCGCGCTGGCGGCTATGGAGCTGGCCCGGCGGCTGGAGGGGAAGGAGCCCATCAATTTCCCCCGGGAGACCGCCATGGGCGCAATGGCCCTTTACATCAGCGACCAGAGTGTGGTAAACTTTCAACCGATGAATGTGAATTTCGGCCTGATCCCGCCCCTGGGCTACCGGGTCAAGGGCAAGCGCAACAAGAATGCCGAGCTGTCCAAGCGGGCGCTGGAGGCGCTGGGGGAGCTGGAGCTCTCCTGA
- a CDS encoding DNA topoisomerase I, whose product MAAKTDLVIVESPSKAKTIGKYLGPGYEVKASMGHVRDLPKSKIGVDIEGGFVPQYQPIKGKEDVISDLKKAAKKSGRVYLATDPDREGEAISWHLKELLDIPDDKTYRVTFNEITKKVVNDSIAAPRAIDQNLVDAQQARRILDRIVGYELSPLLWRKIRRGLSAGRVQSVATRLVAEREEEIRAFVPQEYWTIEAELERVRPNLGGFKAQFYGREKKMELRSREEAEEVVRAVSAAPFSVTRVKRQDKLRNPAPPFTTSTLQQEASRKLNMTPARTMSIAQQLYEGVDITGEGTVGLITYMRTDSLRLSEEAIAAAKGFIESRYGKEYYPAQARRYKTKGNAQDAHEAIRPSDVTLTPEDVKKDLTSEQYRLYRLIWGRFLACQMASAVYDSVSIEAQSAGYTFRASHSELKFSGFTAVYEEGRDEDDEAPQSPLPDLREGEPLDRKGLKQDQHFTQPPTRYTEATLIKALEEKGIGRPSTYAPTISTILNREYVVKEGKYLRTTPLGEVVTGLMKDKFNDIVDYAFTAQMEERLDKVEEGEANWKKVLSDFYGGFEAELHQAEQDLDGERIKVPDEVSEEICPQCGRNLVIKSGRFGRFLACPGWPECDFTMPLVVEMPGKCPKCGGRLFKRTGKSKKTNKQYTYYCCEHLNSKDESKRCDFMTWDVPVKDNCPVCGWTMFKKAGRGAKKPFCINEACSNFTPEEKRGGWRKKTEESGEEAPAQEAAEEGKTAEKKAPAAKKTTAKAAAKKPAAKAAASKKASAAKKPTAKKTAGKKTAAKKTEEG is encoded by the coding sequence ATGGCAGCAAAGACCGATTTGGTGATCGTAGAGTCTCCGTCCAAGGCCAAGACCATTGGGAAGTACCTGGGGCCGGGCTATGAGGTGAAGGCGTCCATGGGCCACGTCCGGGACCTGCCTAAGAGCAAGATCGGCGTGGACATCGAGGGAGGCTTTGTCCCCCAGTACCAGCCCATCAAGGGCAAAGAGGACGTGATCAGCGACCTGAAGAAGGCAGCCAAGAAGAGCGGCCGGGTCTATCTGGCCACCGACCCGGACCGGGAGGGGGAGGCCATCTCCTGGCATCTGAAGGAGCTGCTGGATATCCCGGACGACAAGACCTATCGGGTCACCTTCAACGAGATCACCAAGAAGGTGGTCAACGACTCTATTGCCGCCCCCCGGGCCATCGACCAGAACCTGGTGGACGCCCAGCAGGCGCGGCGCATCCTGGACCGCATCGTGGGCTATGAACTCTCCCCCCTGCTGTGGCGGAAGATCCGGCGGGGCCTGTCCGCCGGGCGGGTCCAGTCGGTGGCCACCCGGCTGGTGGCGGAGCGGGAGGAGGAGATCCGGGCCTTTGTCCCCCAGGAGTACTGGACCATCGAGGCGGAGCTGGAGCGGGTGCGCCCCAATCTGGGGGGCTTCAAGGCCCAGTTCTACGGCCGGGAGAAGAAGATGGAGCTCCGCAGCCGGGAGGAGGCGGAGGAGGTGGTCCGGGCGGTGTCCGCCGCCCCCTTCTCCGTGACCAGGGTGAAGCGGCAGGACAAGCTGCGCAATCCGGCGCCCCCCTTCACGACCTCCACCCTCCAGCAGGAGGCCAGCCGCAAGCTGAACATGACCCCCGCCCGCACCATGTCCATCGCCCAGCAGCTCTATGAGGGCGTGGACATCACCGGGGAGGGCACCGTGGGCCTGATCACCTATATGCGTACTGACTCTCTGCGCCTGTCCGAGGAGGCCATCGCCGCCGCCAAGGGCTTTATCGAGAGCCGCTACGGCAAGGAGTACTATCCCGCCCAGGCCCGACGCTACAAGACCAAGGGCAATGCCCAGGACGCCCACGAGGCCATCCGTCCCTCCGACGTGACCCTCACCCCGGAGGACGTGAAGAAGGACCTGACCTCGGAGCAGTACCGCCTCTACCGGCTGATCTGGGGCCGGTTCCTGGCCTGCCAGATGGCAAGCGCGGTCTATGACAGTGTATCCATCGAGGCCCAGTCCGCCGGCTACACCTTCCGGGCCAGCCACTCGGAGCTGAAATTCTCCGGCTTTACCGCCGTGTATGAGGAGGGCCGGGACGAGGACGACGAGGCACCCCAGTCCCCCCTCCCCGACCTGCGGGAGGGGGAGCCGCTGGACCGGAAGGGGCTGAAGCAGGACCAGCACTTCACCCAGCCCCCCACCCGGTACACCGAGGCCACCCTCATCAAGGCTCTGGAAGAGAAGGGTATCGGACGCCCCTCCACCTACGCCCCCACCATCTCCACCATCCTGAACCGGGAGTACGTGGTGAAGGAGGGGAAGTACCTCCGCACCACCCCTCTGGGCGAGGTGGTCACCGGCCTGATGAAGGACAAATTCAACGATATCGTGGACTACGCCTTCACCGCCCAGATGGAGGAGCGGCTGGACAAGGTGGAGGAGGGAGAGGCCAACTGGAAGAAGGTGCTCTCTGACTTCTACGGCGGCTTTGAGGCAGAGCTCCACCAGGCGGAGCAGGACCTGGACGGGGAGCGCATCAAGGTGCCAGACGAGGTTTCGGAGGAGATCTGTCCCCAGTGCGGGCGGAACCTGGTCATCAAGTCCGGCCGGTTCGGCCGCTTCCTGGCCTGTCCCGGCTGGCCGGAGTGCGACTTCACCATGCCGCTGGTGGTGGAGATGCCGGGCAAGTGCCCCAAGTGCGGAGGGCGTCTGTTCAAGCGCACGGGCAAGAGCAAAAAGACCAACAAGCAGTACACCTATTACTGCTGTGAGCACCTCAACAGCAAGGACGAGTCCAAGCGATGCGACTTCATGACCTGGGACGTCCCGGTGAAGGACAACTGTCCCGTCTGCGGCTGGACCATGTTCAAGAAGGCGGGCCGGGGGGCGAAAAAGCCCTTCTGCATCAACGAGGCATGCTCCAACTTCACCCCGGAGGAGAAGCGGGGCGGCTGGCGGAAAAAGACGGAGGAGAGCGGGGAGGAGGCCCCTGCCCAGGAGGCGGCGGAGGAGGGCAAGACCGCCGAGAAGAAGGCTCCGGCCGCCAAAAAGACCACCGCGAAGGCGGCGGCCAAGAAGCCTGCCGCCAAAGCCGCGGCCTCGAAAAAGGCATCCGCGGCGAAAAAGCCCACGGCTAAGAAGACCGCCGGGAAAAAGACCGCCGCCAAGAAGACGGAGGAGGGATGA
- a CDS encoding OmpR family two-component response regulator, which yields MKKILVLEDEENIRSFVVINLKRAGYETVEAGTGEEALAQLKQNPGIRVALLDIMLPDIDGFEVCRRIRAMDNKIGIIMLTARTQEMDKVTGLMTGADDYVTKPFSPAELTARVDALFRRTGGDEELEADDEVVQPPFRLNTRNRTLEKNGQRVKLTQVEYGIVKLFMENPGKALSREEILDAVWGRDYFGELKIVDVNIRRLRIKIEDDATNPVYITTVWGYGYKWGG from the coding sequence ATGAAAAAGATCCTGGTGTTGGAGGACGAAGAGAATATCCGCAGCTTTGTGGTCATCAACCTGAAGCGGGCGGGCTACGAGACTGTGGAGGCGGGCACCGGAGAGGAGGCCCTGGCCCAGCTGAAGCAGAACCCTGGCATCAGGGTGGCCCTGCTGGACATCATGCTGCCCGATATCGATGGCTTTGAGGTGTGCCGGCGCATCCGGGCCATGGACAATAAGATCGGGATCATCATGCTGACGGCCCGGACCCAGGAGATGGACAAGGTGACCGGCCTGATGACCGGGGCGGACGACTATGTGACTAAGCCTTTCTCCCCGGCGGAGCTCACCGCCCGGGTGGATGCCCTGTTCCGCCGCACTGGAGGGGATGAGGAGCTGGAGGCAGATGACGAGGTGGTCCAGCCCCCCTTCCGGCTGAATACCCGCAACCGGACCCTGGAGAAAAACGGACAGCGGGTGAAGCTGACTCAGGTGGAGTACGGCATCGTGAAGCTGTTCATGGAGAACCCGGGCAAGGCACTGTCCCGGGAAGAGATCCTGGACGCGGTGTGGGGGCGGGACTACTTTGGAGAGCTGAAGATCGTGGATGTGAACATCCGCCGCCTCCGCATCAAGATAGAGGACGACGCCACGAACCCGGTTTATATCACCACCGTGTGGGGATATGGGTACAAGTGGGGCGGATAA
- a CDS encoding RecA protein → MAEKKKSVESASPASDKKKALETAMAQIERAYGKGSIMRLGENAGVVVDAIPTGSLSLDIALGIGGVPKGRIIEIYGPESSGKTTLALHIVAEAQKRGGEVAFIDAEHALDPSYARALGVDIDSMLISQPDTGEQGLEICEALVRSGAIDVVVVDSVAALVPRAEIEGDMGDSHVGLLARLMSQALRKLAGSIAKTNCIVIFINQLREKVGVMYGNPEVTTGGRALKFYASVRIDVRRVEALKNGGEVIGNRTRAKIVKNKVSPPFREAEFDIMYGEGISKWGELVDLAVKLDILQKSGSWFSMGETRLGQGRDAVKEYLKNNPELADRIEAEVRANSFKLMSKQSQIAARAAGRAVDVSADDFEDGADGQ, encoded by the coding sequence ATGGCTGAAAAGAAAAAGAGCGTGGAGTCTGCCTCCCCCGCCTCTGATAAGAAGAAGGCTCTGGAGACCGCCATGGCCCAGATCGAGCGGGCCTATGGCAAGGGCTCCATCATGCGCCTGGGAGAGAACGCAGGGGTGGTGGTGGACGCCATCCCCACCGGCTCCCTGTCCCTGGACATCGCCCTGGGGATCGGCGGCGTGCCCAAGGGGCGCATCATTGAGATCTACGGGCCGGAGTCCTCCGGTAAGACCACCCTGGCCCTGCACATCGTGGCGGAGGCCCAGAAGCGCGGGGGCGAGGTGGCCTTCATCGACGCGGAGCACGCCCTGGACCCCTCCTATGCCCGCGCCCTGGGGGTGGACATCGACTCCATGCTCATCTCCCAGCCAGACACCGGCGAGCAGGGTCTGGAGATCTGTGAGGCCCTGGTCCGGTCCGGTGCCATCGACGTGGTGGTGGTGGACTCGGTAGCCGCCCTGGTGCCCCGGGCGGAGATCGAGGGGGACATGGGGGACAGCCATGTAGGCCTGCTGGCCCGGCTGATGAGCCAGGCCCTGCGGAAGCTGGCCGGCTCCATCGCCAAGACCAACTGCATCGTCATCTTCATCAACCAGCTGCGGGAAAAGGTAGGGGTCATGTACGGCAATCCGGAGGTGACCACCGGCGGCCGGGCGCTGAAGTTCTACGCCTCGGTGCGCATCGACGTGCGCCGGGTGGAGGCACTGAAGAACGGCGGCGAGGTCATCGGCAACCGCACCCGGGCCAAGATCGTGAAGAACAAGGTGTCCCCCCCCTTCCGGGAGGCGGAGTTCGACATCATGTACGGCGAGGGCATCTCCAAGTGGGGCGAGCTGGTGGATCTGGCCGTCAAGCTGGACATTCTTCAGAAGTCCGGCTCATGGTTCTCCATGGGGGAGACCCGCCTGGGCCAGGGCCGGGATGCGGTGAAGGAGTACCTGAAAAATAACCCGGAGCTGGCCGACCGCATCGAGGCCGAGGTGCGGGCCAACTCCTTCAAGCTGATGAGCAAACAGTCCCAGATCGCCGCCAGGGCCGCAGGCCGGGCGGTGGACGTGTCCGCCGACGACTTTGAGGACGGGGCGGACGGGCAGTAA
- a CDS encoding metallo-beta-lactamase — translation MAYGKTKKWMIGGAALAGTAVLTAALWQGLTLRRYALHTDKLSAPVRLLLLTDLHSTFYGRAQRGLLSAIQAQTPDAVLLAGDMADDSRGDAGVDALMSALGGAYPCCYVSGNHEVRTGCLEALKRRFRSWGITVLEGSGTLLATPGGTLRICGVDDPSAFAGESGWLEQFRACQALTGDSQYTVLLSHRPERTECYRDSGFDLVVSGHAHGGQVRLPGMINGLFAPHQGAFPDYAGGLYALGSTTLVVSRGLCRNLLPRVFNPPELVALDLLPAEDKAL, via the coding sequence ATGGCATATGGAAAGACGAAGAAATGGATGATAGGCGGGGCGGCGCTGGCGGGGACCGCGGTCCTGACGGCCGCCCTGTGGCAGGGACTGACTCTGCGCCGCTACGCCTTGCATACGGACAAGCTTTCCGCCCCAGTGCGCCTGCTGCTGCTCACCGACCTGCACAGCACATTTTATGGACGGGCGCAGCGGGGGCTGCTCTCCGCCATCCAGGCCCAGACGCCCGACGCCGTCCTCCTGGCGGGGGACATGGCAGACGACTCCCGGGGCGACGCCGGGGTGGATGCCCTGATGTCCGCCCTGGGTGGGGCATATCCCTGCTGCTATGTGTCGGGCAACCATGAGGTGCGCACCGGCTGTTTGGAGGCGCTGAAGAGGCGCTTCCGGAGCTGGGGGATCACCGTGCTGGAGGGCAGCGGTACTCTGTTGGCGACGCCGGGGGGCACACTCCGGATCTGCGGGGTGGACGACCCCTCCGCCTTTGCCGGCGAGTCGGGGTGGCTGGAGCAGTTCCGGGCCTGCCAGGCGCTGACGGGGGACAGCCAGTACACAGTGCTGCTCTCCCACCGGCCGGAGCGGACGGAATGTTACCGGGACAGTGGATTCGATCTGGTGGTGTCGGGCCATGCCCATGGCGGGCAGGTCCGCCTGCCGGGGATGATCAACGGCCTGTTCGCCCCGCACCAGGGGGCCTTCCCGGACTACGCCGGCGGGCTCTACGCCCTGGGGAGCACCACCCTGGTGGTGAGCCGGGGACTTTGCCGGAACCTGCTGCCCCGGGTGTTCAATCCCCCTGAGCTGGTGGCGCTGGATCTGCTGCCCGCAGAGGACAAGGCGCTGTGA